One genomic window of Lepeophtheirus salmonis chromosome 5, UVic_Lsal_1.4, whole genome shotgun sequence includes the following:
- the Rcd6 gene encoding uncharacterized protein Rcd6 isoform X3, with product MGFSLEVWWIVVAEEQLPIPAFLLCLIYLILSILSLTMLVGLRSQRTYLILSWISMVLILLFPEAGMVLFMALYHWNTNTNGILELILWTLRVIFNIGGMVCTHSLYASWKNEKSIIKSLHELSLNKSCYNSTPQSIVVHSTSNKLGYPNPAYTSSIPNNINSTMSVTKYTTKPLKRSVSSASQFVSASRIHGNNHYHNHSHSPQQYAFQQTQHLYNQATLSTPSYYKQHSSSGGVSRNSSSMDLPSFGLHPDDPVFVGGGKNNPHFSMSQNIQWHRPRSLVDIGQCCGRGQSLDGDLWDPMSFRCNCAGHNRFSLRCSDKKSHSTGSLNQLSSKQRDYSFRPHRSNFYHYSDDDSDHGNEIGNSFDKERGYRSRTSSDHVDEYRDVAL from the exons AACAACTTCCAATTCCTGCTTTTCTATTATGCctcatttacttaattttaagtATACTCTCACTCACAATGCTAGTCGGACTTCGATCCCAAAGAACGTATTTAATACTTTCCTGGATATCCATGGTGCTCATCCTATTATTTCCTGAGGCAGGAATGGTGCTTTTTATGGCTCTTTACCATTGG AATACCAATACCAATGGAATCCTTGAATTAATACTCTGGACTTTGAGAGTGATCTTCAAT ATTGGTGGAATGGTATGTACTCACTCCTTATATGCATCATGGAAGAACGAAAAATCCATAATCAAGTCCTTACATGAATTAAGTCTG AATAAGTCATGCTATAACTCAACTCCACAGTCAATAGTCGTCCATTCTACTTCAAATAAATTAGGCTATCCTAATCCTGCATATACATCCAGTATTCCTAACAATATCAACTCCACAATGTCCGTAACAAAGTATACGACAAAGCCTCTTAAGAG ATCCGTCTCTTCAGCCTCACAGTTTGTGTCAGCTTCACGAATACATGGCAATAACCATTATCACAATCATTCCCATAGTCCACAACAGTATGCATTTCAACAGACGCAGCATCTATATAATCAAGCAACTCTAAGTACACCCTCCTATTATAAGCAGCATTCATCTAGTGGAGGCGTCTCAAGAAATTCATCGTCCATGGATTTACCCAGTTTTGGACTTCATCCTGATGACCCTGTATTTGTTGGAGGtggaaaaaataatccacattTCAGTATGAGCCAAAACATACAATGGCATCGTCCTCGTTCTCTCGTAGATATTGGGCAGTGTTGTGGAAGAGGACAGAGTCTAGACGGGGATTTGTGGGATCCTATGTCCTTTCGATGTAATTGTGCT GGTCACAATCGTTTTAGTCTTCGTTGCTCAGATAAAAAATCCCACTCTACGGGTTCCTTAAATCAATTATCCTCCAAACAGAGAGATTATTCATTTCGTCCCCATAGATCTAACTTCTATCATTACTCGGATGATGATTCTGATCATGGAAATGAAATTGGAAACTCATTTGATAAAGAAAGAGGATATAGAAGTCGAACAAGTTCGGATCATGTTGATGAATATCGAGATGTGGCTCTTTGA
- the Rcd6 gene encoding uncharacterized protein Rcd6 isoform X2 — protein MLLLFTPYWSRNDRDRFSEQLPIPAFLLCLIYLILSILSLTMLVGLRSQRTYLILSWISMVLILLFPEAGMVLFMALYHWNTNTNGILELILWTLRVIFNIGGMVCTHSLYASWKNEKSIIKSLHELSLNKSCYNSTPQSIVVHSTSNKLGYPNPAYTSSIPNNINSTMSVTKYTTKPLKRSVSSASQFVSASRIHGNNHYHNHSHSPQQYAFQQTQHLYNQATLSTPSYYKQHSSSGGVSRNSSSMDLPSFGLHPDDPVFVGGGKNNPHFSMSQNIQWHRPRSLVDIGQCCGRGQSLDGDLWDPMSFRCNCAGHNRFSLRCSDKKSHSTGSLNQLSSKQRDYSFRPHRSNFYHYSDDDSDHGNEIGNSFDKERGYRSRTSSDHVDEYRDVAL, from the exons AACAACTTCCAATTCCTGCTTTTCTATTATGCctcatttacttaattttaagtATACTCTCACTCACAATGCTAGTCGGACTTCGATCCCAAAGAACGTATTTAATACTTTCCTGGATATCCATGGTGCTCATCCTATTATTTCCTGAGGCAGGAATGGTGCTTTTTATGGCTCTTTACCATTGG AATACCAATACCAATGGAATCCTTGAATTAATACTCTGGACTTTGAGAGTGATCTTCAAT ATTGGTGGAATGGTATGTACTCACTCCTTATATGCATCATGGAAGAACGAAAAATCCATAATCAAGTCCTTACATGAATTAAGTCTG AATAAGTCATGCTATAACTCAACTCCACAGTCAATAGTCGTCCATTCTACTTCAAATAAATTAGGCTATCCTAATCCTGCATATACATCCAGTATTCCTAACAATATCAACTCCACAATGTCCGTAACAAAGTATACGACAAAGCCTCTTAAGAG ATCCGTCTCTTCAGCCTCACAGTTTGTGTCAGCTTCACGAATACATGGCAATAACCATTATCACAATCATTCCCATAGTCCACAACAGTATGCATTTCAACAGACGCAGCATCTATATAATCAAGCAACTCTAAGTACACCCTCCTATTATAAGCAGCATTCATCTAGTGGAGGCGTCTCAAGAAATTCATCGTCCATGGATTTACCCAGTTTTGGACTTCATCCTGATGACCCTGTATTTGTTGGAGGtggaaaaaataatccacattTCAGTATGAGCCAAAACATACAATGGCATCGTCCTCGTTCTCTCGTAGATATTGGGCAGTGTTGTGGAAGAGGACAGAGTCTAGACGGGGATTTGTGGGATCCTATGTCCTTTCGATGTAATTGTGCT GGTCACAATCGTTTTAGTCTTCGTTGCTCAGATAAAAAATCCCACTCTACGGGTTCCTTAAATCAATTATCCTCCAAACAGAGAGATTATTCATTTCGTCCCCATAGATCTAACTTCTATCATTACTCGGATGATGATTCTGATCATGGAAATGAAATTGGAAACTCATTTGATAAAGAAAGAGGATATAGAAGTCGAACAAGTTCGGATCATGTTGATGAATATCGAGATGTGGCTCTTTGA
- the Rcd6 gene encoding uncharacterized protein Rcd6 isoform X1, giving the protein MYLSKCCCCSLLTGAVMTGIVSLTAYIMGFSLEVWWIVVAEEQLPIPAFLLCLIYLILSILSLTMLVGLRSQRTYLILSWISMVLILLFPEAGMVLFMALYHWNTNTNGILELILWTLRVIFNIGGMVCTHSLYASWKNEKSIIKSLHELSLNKSCYNSTPQSIVVHSTSNKLGYPNPAYTSSIPNNINSTMSVTKYTTKPLKRSVSSASQFVSASRIHGNNHYHNHSHSPQQYAFQQTQHLYNQATLSTPSYYKQHSSSGGVSRNSSSMDLPSFGLHPDDPVFVGGGKNNPHFSMSQNIQWHRPRSLVDIGQCCGRGQSLDGDLWDPMSFRCNCAGHNRFSLRCSDKKSHSTGSLNQLSSKQRDYSFRPHRSNFYHYSDDDSDHGNEIGNSFDKERGYRSRTSSDHVDEYRDVAL; this is encoded by the exons AACAACTTCCAATTCCTGCTTTTCTATTATGCctcatttacttaattttaagtATACTCTCACTCACAATGCTAGTCGGACTTCGATCCCAAAGAACGTATTTAATACTTTCCTGGATATCCATGGTGCTCATCCTATTATTTCCTGAGGCAGGAATGGTGCTTTTTATGGCTCTTTACCATTGG AATACCAATACCAATGGAATCCTTGAATTAATACTCTGGACTTTGAGAGTGATCTTCAAT ATTGGTGGAATGGTATGTACTCACTCCTTATATGCATCATGGAAGAACGAAAAATCCATAATCAAGTCCTTACATGAATTAAGTCTG AATAAGTCATGCTATAACTCAACTCCACAGTCAATAGTCGTCCATTCTACTTCAAATAAATTAGGCTATCCTAATCCTGCATATACATCCAGTATTCCTAACAATATCAACTCCACAATGTCCGTAACAAAGTATACGACAAAGCCTCTTAAGAG ATCCGTCTCTTCAGCCTCACAGTTTGTGTCAGCTTCACGAATACATGGCAATAACCATTATCACAATCATTCCCATAGTCCACAACAGTATGCATTTCAACAGACGCAGCATCTATATAATCAAGCAACTCTAAGTACACCCTCCTATTATAAGCAGCATTCATCTAGTGGAGGCGTCTCAAGAAATTCATCGTCCATGGATTTACCCAGTTTTGGACTTCATCCTGATGACCCTGTATTTGTTGGAGGtggaaaaaataatccacattTCAGTATGAGCCAAAACATACAATGGCATCGTCCTCGTTCTCTCGTAGATATTGGGCAGTGTTGTGGAAGAGGACAGAGTCTAGACGGGGATTTGTGGGATCCTATGTCCTTTCGATGTAATTGTGCT GGTCACAATCGTTTTAGTCTTCGTTGCTCAGATAAAAAATCCCACTCTACGGGTTCCTTAAATCAATTATCCTCCAAACAGAGAGATTATTCATTTCGTCCCCATAGATCTAACTTCTATCATTACTCGGATGATGATTCTGATCATGGAAATGAAATTGGAAACTCATTTGATAAAGAAAGAGGATATAGAAGTCGAACAAGTTCGGATCATGTTGATGAATATCGAGATGTGGCTCTTTGA